The following proteins are co-located in the Cydia pomonella isolate Wapato2018A chromosome 19, ilCydPomo1, whole genome shotgun sequence genome:
- the LOC133528709 gene encoding uncharacterized protein LOC133528709 isoform X2, with protein MIISDGINHTKLQSIIVGELKKAGLKHRLKKIILKNVKDHKTVFGAPLAKVPSGSVICCGSNLCVPLVVNEMSAVLRTNAHIEGLFRKAGSQTRQKDIKRLLDAGGCVSEGHHPVDVASVLKLYLRCLPEPLISAEVQDLLLRCRVTAGDDALKPLLHTLLLLPVLHVHLLHYIMELLNYIASRHKENLMDSSNLAIVMAPSIMPLPAASSAQRLEHHVALVKIFIENSQHIGLLTDDLMSQLDDDTEAHLARRKKRRSMLSGLRKMVSGGVNTPATVCENSKTPILSKSASKRKFDSYEGLSAKTIKEIKKNLPQKELSFTPMKMGITERKRIRLSLMDARSTPIINSDMKNSETSASSEDLLTSSERLFSAHDTIDLSPDQKPDKDYVRISKQEYEEIKSRVSAIENRLSREFTDVIPRVEPFQQVQSVYEQTLEEVAMLSCPTSDHLARRLSKELKIRPNEQAKVIRSPSARKIGSIRRRSKENIPKIVRHKSWNASVASQASQNADRFYPYVGLVRRDRTSTAKPDLAIPKTPKSNESNASPSDKSLTDSSQKYQLRKRISLNSDYNLDKSFNRGTTRRSLNVTINSWDATASDNSTNNTLNSTEKSNTSMNQSGVYQNVTMRNLKKFTKSSPSNSQQKWRSAAAFFMDKTGEMDSTGLSGRPSVNKLRKQNAGAVLAKAKLFESGSDKSSGRSDKSSHSGFARRPRVNVNQLNKQPKLIAHVRPKVQSSLTESSAPGIPIQTHRNIDVPPNVPPKSHRQYGIQSKDTVDTFHLSRKTTPTIRKVSPQPLPVKTTPFMTPALRKPLCTPRSLRTPTCSSDLKKANTPLKAIHISPRRRSPRQKLLRAYTHQAN; from the exons atgattATATCAGATGGGATTAATCATACTAAATTACAGTCAATAATAGTTGGGGAACTGAAGAAAGCTGGATTAAAGCATAGGCTAAAGaaaatcatattgaaaaatgtTAAG GATCACAAAACGGTATTCGGAGCTCCTTTGGCTAAAGTGCCATCGGGCAGTGTTATATGCTGTGGGAGTAATTTGTGTGTACCGCTAGTGGTTAACGAAATGTCAGCAGTTCTTCGTACTAACGCCCATATCGAGGGCCTATTTCGTAAAGCGGGGTCTCAAACGCGCCAAAAGGATATAAAA CGGCTCTTAGATGCCGGTGGGTGTGTATCAGAAGGACATCATCCGGTTGATGTGGCGAGTGTACTGAAGCTCTACCTGCGATGTTTACCAGAACCACTGATCAGTGCAGAAGTACAAGACTTACTCCTACGCTGTAGGGTCACTGCTGGTGATGATGCCTTGAAACCGCTCCTGCACACATTGCTGCTGTTACCTGTATTACATGTTCACCTGCTGCATTACATTATGGAG CTGCTCAACTACATTGCATCAAGGCATAAAGAGAACTTGATGGATTCTTCAAACCTGGCAATAGTGATGGCTCCTAGCATTATGCCTTTACCTGCTGCCTCATCTGCGCAGAGATTGGAACACCATGTTGCTTTAGTCAAG atatttATAGAAAATTCTCAACATATTGGTCTTTTGACTGATGACCTTATGTCACAGTTAGATGACGACACAGAAGCGCATTTAGCAAGAAGAAAGAAGAGACGAA GCATGTTGAGTGGACTACGTAAGATGGTGTCCGGAGGAGTGAATACGCCAGCTACTGTGTGCGAGAATAGCAAGACTCCTATATTGAGCAAGTCGGCGTCCAAACGGAAGTTTGATAGCTATGAGGGACTTTCAGCTAAAACCAT AAAAGAGATAAAGAAGAATCTCCCTCAGAAAGAACTATCGTTTACTCCAATGAAAAT GGGCATCACCGAAAGGAAGAGAATAAGGCTAAGTTTAATGGATGCAAGAAGCACCCCAATAATTAATTCTGATATGAAGAATTCCGAAACAAGTGCCAGCAGTGAAGACCTGCTCACTTCCTCTGAACGTTTGTTCAGTGCTCATGACACTATCGACCTTTCACCAGACCAGAAACCTGACAAAGACTATGTCAGAATATCTAAACAGGAATATGAAGAAATCAAAAGTCGAGTATCCGCCATAGAGAATAGGCTGTCTAGAGAATTCACTGATGTCATACCAAGAGTCGAGCCGTTTCAACAAGTACAGAGTGTCTACGAGCAAACTTTGGAGGAAGTAGCGATGCTTAGCTGCCCAACGTCAGATCATTTAGCGAGACGTTTAAGTAAGGAATTAAAAATACGGCCCAATGAACAGGCAAAGGTAATAAGATCTCCGAGCGCCCGGAAAATCGGCTCAATACGACGCCGGTCTAAAGAGAACATTCCAAAAATTGTTAGGCATAAGTCATGGAACGCGTCAGTAGCGTCACAAGCTAGTCAAAACGCAGATAGATTTTATCCTTACGTGGGACTGGTTCGTCGAGATCGTACCAGTACAGCCAAACCAGACTTAGCTATACCAAAGACACCAAAGTCTAATGAAAGCAATGCCTCACCATCAGACAAATCGCTCACTGATTCTAGTCAAAAGTATCAGTTGCGTAAACGAATCAGCCTCAACTCTGATTATAATTtagataaatcatttaacaGAGGTACAACGCGTAGATCTCTGAACGTTACTATTAATAGCTGGGATGCAACAGCGTCAGACAACTCTACAAATAACACTCTGAATTCAACTGAAAAATCGAATACCTCAATGAATCAATCGGGCGTTTACCAAAATGTTACTATGCGAAATCTTAAAAAATTCACCAAGTCTAGTCCTTCGAATTCGCAACAGAAGTGGCGGAGTGCTGCAGCTTTCTTTATGGACAAGACAGGCGAGATGGACAGCACAGGTCTCTCTGGGAGGCCTTCGGTTAATAAACTGAGGAAACAGAATGCAGGTGCAGTATTGGCCAAGGCCAAACTCTTTGAATCTGGATCTGACAAGTCATCAGGACGGAGCGATAAAAGCTCGCATTCTGGCTTTGCTAGGAGACCTCGGGTTAATGTTAACCAATTGAATAAGCAGCCGAAGTTGATAGCTCATGTTAGACCAAAAGTTCAATCGAGTCTAACTGAAAGCTCTGCTCCTGGCATTCCTATTCAAACTCACCGAAATATAGATGTTCCTCCAAACGTGCCTCCGAAATCTCATCGCCAATATGGGATTCAAAGTAAAGATACAGTTGATACTTTTCATTTGAGTAGAAAGACTACACCCACTATTAGAAAAGTATCCCCACAACCTTTACCGGTAAAAACGACTCCTTTTATGACCCCTGCCTTAAGGAAGCCTCTCTGTACACCAAGAAGTTTAAGGACACCTACATGTTCAAGCGATCTCAAAAAAGCGAATACCCCACTCAAAGCGATTCACATATCGCCTAGAAGACGGTCTCCGCGTCAAAAACTGTTGCGAGCGTACACGCATCAAGCTAACTGA
- the LOC133528709 gene encoding uncharacterized protein LOC133528709 isoform X1, whose protein sequence is MIISDGINHTKLQSIIVGELKKAGLKHRLKKIILKNVKDHKTVFGAPLAKVPSGSVICCGSNLCVPLVVNEMSAVLRTNAHIEGLFRKAGSQTRQKDIKRLLDAGGCVSEGHHPVDVASVLKLYLRCLPEPLISAEVQDLLLRCRVTAGDDALKPLLHTLLLLPVLHVHLLHYIMELLNYIASRHKENLMDSSNLAIVMAPSIMPLPAASSAQRLEHHVALVKIFIENSQHIGLLTDDLMSQLDDDTEAHLARRKKRRSGSLNRMLSGLRKMVSGGVNTPATVCENSKTPILSKSASKRKFDSYEGLSAKTIKEIKKNLPQKELSFTPMKMGITERKRIRLSLMDARSTPIINSDMKNSETSASSEDLLTSSERLFSAHDTIDLSPDQKPDKDYVRISKQEYEEIKSRVSAIENRLSREFTDVIPRVEPFQQVQSVYEQTLEEVAMLSCPTSDHLARRLSKELKIRPNEQAKVIRSPSARKIGSIRRRSKENIPKIVRHKSWNASVASQASQNADRFYPYVGLVRRDRTSTAKPDLAIPKTPKSNESNASPSDKSLTDSSQKYQLRKRISLNSDYNLDKSFNRGTTRRSLNVTINSWDATASDNSTNNTLNSTEKSNTSMNQSGVYQNVTMRNLKKFTKSSPSNSQQKWRSAAAFFMDKTGEMDSTGLSGRPSVNKLRKQNAGAVLAKAKLFESGSDKSSGRSDKSSHSGFARRPRVNVNQLNKQPKLIAHVRPKVQSSLTESSAPGIPIQTHRNIDVPPNVPPKSHRQYGIQSKDTVDTFHLSRKTTPTIRKVSPQPLPVKTTPFMTPALRKPLCTPRSLRTPTCSSDLKKANTPLKAIHISPRRRSPRQKLLRAYTHQAN, encoded by the exons atgattATATCAGATGGGATTAATCATACTAAATTACAGTCAATAATAGTTGGGGAACTGAAGAAAGCTGGATTAAAGCATAGGCTAAAGaaaatcatattgaaaaatgtTAAG GATCACAAAACGGTATTCGGAGCTCCTTTGGCTAAAGTGCCATCGGGCAGTGTTATATGCTGTGGGAGTAATTTGTGTGTACCGCTAGTGGTTAACGAAATGTCAGCAGTTCTTCGTACTAACGCCCATATCGAGGGCCTATTTCGTAAAGCGGGGTCTCAAACGCGCCAAAAGGATATAAAA CGGCTCTTAGATGCCGGTGGGTGTGTATCAGAAGGACATCATCCGGTTGATGTGGCGAGTGTACTGAAGCTCTACCTGCGATGTTTACCAGAACCACTGATCAGTGCAGAAGTACAAGACTTACTCCTACGCTGTAGGGTCACTGCTGGTGATGATGCCTTGAAACCGCTCCTGCACACATTGCTGCTGTTACCTGTATTACATGTTCACCTGCTGCATTACATTATGGAG CTGCTCAACTACATTGCATCAAGGCATAAAGAGAACTTGATGGATTCTTCAAACCTGGCAATAGTGATGGCTCCTAGCATTATGCCTTTACCTGCTGCCTCATCTGCGCAGAGATTGGAACACCATGTTGCTTTAGTCAAG atatttATAGAAAATTCTCAACATATTGGTCTTTTGACTGATGACCTTATGTCACAGTTAGATGACGACACAGAAGCGCATTTAGCAAGAAGAAAGAAGAGACGAAGTGGGTCCCTTAATC GCATGTTGAGTGGACTACGTAAGATGGTGTCCGGAGGAGTGAATACGCCAGCTACTGTGTGCGAGAATAGCAAGACTCCTATATTGAGCAAGTCGGCGTCCAAACGGAAGTTTGATAGCTATGAGGGACTTTCAGCTAAAACCAT AAAAGAGATAAAGAAGAATCTCCCTCAGAAAGAACTATCGTTTACTCCAATGAAAAT GGGCATCACCGAAAGGAAGAGAATAAGGCTAAGTTTAATGGATGCAAGAAGCACCCCAATAATTAATTCTGATATGAAGAATTCCGAAACAAGTGCCAGCAGTGAAGACCTGCTCACTTCCTCTGAACGTTTGTTCAGTGCTCATGACACTATCGACCTTTCACCAGACCAGAAACCTGACAAAGACTATGTCAGAATATCTAAACAGGAATATGAAGAAATCAAAAGTCGAGTATCCGCCATAGAGAATAGGCTGTCTAGAGAATTCACTGATGTCATACCAAGAGTCGAGCCGTTTCAACAAGTACAGAGTGTCTACGAGCAAACTTTGGAGGAAGTAGCGATGCTTAGCTGCCCAACGTCAGATCATTTAGCGAGACGTTTAAGTAAGGAATTAAAAATACGGCCCAATGAACAGGCAAAGGTAATAAGATCTCCGAGCGCCCGGAAAATCGGCTCAATACGACGCCGGTCTAAAGAGAACATTCCAAAAATTGTTAGGCATAAGTCATGGAACGCGTCAGTAGCGTCACAAGCTAGTCAAAACGCAGATAGATTTTATCCTTACGTGGGACTGGTTCGTCGAGATCGTACCAGTACAGCCAAACCAGACTTAGCTATACCAAAGACACCAAAGTCTAATGAAAGCAATGCCTCACCATCAGACAAATCGCTCACTGATTCTAGTCAAAAGTATCAGTTGCGTAAACGAATCAGCCTCAACTCTGATTATAATTtagataaatcatttaacaGAGGTACAACGCGTAGATCTCTGAACGTTACTATTAATAGCTGGGATGCAACAGCGTCAGACAACTCTACAAATAACACTCTGAATTCAACTGAAAAATCGAATACCTCAATGAATCAATCGGGCGTTTACCAAAATGTTACTATGCGAAATCTTAAAAAATTCACCAAGTCTAGTCCTTCGAATTCGCAACAGAAGTGGCGGAGTGCTGCAGCTTTCTTTATGGACAAGACAGGCGAGATGGACAGCACAGGTCTCTCTGGGAGGCCTTCGGTTAATAAACTGAGGAAACAGAATGCAGGTGCAGTATTGGCCAAGGCCAAACTCTTTGAATCTGGATCTGACAAGTCATCAGGACGGAGCGATAAAAGCTCGCATTCTGGCTTTGCTAGGAGACCTCGGGTTAATGTTAACCAATTGAATAAGCAGCCGAAGTTGATAGCTCATGTTAGACCAAAAGTTCAATCGAGTCTAACTGAAAGCTCTGCTCCTGGCATTCCTATTCAAACTCACCGAAATATAGATGTTCCTCCAAACGTGCCTCCGAAATCTCATCGCCAATATGGGATTCAAAGTAAAGATACAGTTGATACTTTTCATTTGAGTAGAAAGACTACACCCACTATTAGAAAAGTATCCCCACAACCTTTACCGGTAAAAACGACTCCTTTTATGACCCCTGCCTTAAGGAAGCCTCTCTGTACACCAAGAAGTTTAAGGACACCTACATGTTCAAGCGATCTCAAAAAAGCGAATACCCCACTCAAAGCGATTCACATATCGCCTAGAAGACGGTCTCCGCGTCAAAAACTGTTGCGAGCGTACACGCATCAAGCTAACTGA
- the LOC133528384 gene encoding RAB6A-GEF complex partner protein 2 produces MIELSAKLTTGTVYLAGEALECCITFCHTTQPEHRNSQSHSDILENLAWGSAQIHCFYSTSGSTAEKAPTVEKTTSLEVTSCDIGDVIFHTKPKILFCDLTIPLGETKTFWYRESLPIEAPPSYRGTSVKYSYKVTIATQKVGSHIKMVRIPFRVLPISPIMNMQDLAALCGNETTEELQPTNPFSEERKVETPLTMALQVLQNLTARRSPNSYMITNSRGKVGRFCLFKSAYKLGEDIVGTFDFSVGTVTCMQVSVSLQPEEIVKTSPAKANNNKETSSRSMTVARYHEVTLGLTHSELILPIPLHITPAFEVDEVTLKWRLHFEFVTTNEKLLPNPEDKDWNAPLNVAIETMVWNLPVKIYSTLPKQITQHVVGNDAYTMYIK; encoded by the exons ATGATTGAGCTTTCAGCTAAGTTAACAACTGGCACAGTTTACTTAGCTGGTGAGGCCCTAGAGTGTTGTATCACATTTTGTCATACAACCCAACCAGAACACAGGAATTCTCAAAGCCACAg TGATATTTTAGAGAACTTAGCATGGGGTTCCGCACAGATCCACTGTTTCTATTCCACATCTGGGAGCACGGCTGAAAAAGCACCTACTGTTGAGAAGACTACATCTTTGGAGGTGACTTCTTGTGACATTGGTGATGTGATATTTCATACTAAGCCAAAGATATTATTCTGCGACTTAACTATTCCTCTTGGAGAAACTAAAACAT TTTGGTACAGAGAATCATTACCAATTGAAGCACCACCATCTTACCgtggtacgtcagtgaaataCTCCTACAAAGTCACAATAGCCACTCAAAAAGTGGGCTCTCACATCAAAATGGTCCGGATACCTTTCAGAGTGCTGCCTATTAGTCCTATAATGAACATGCAGGACCTTGCCGCGTTGTGTGGGAATGAGACAACTGAGGAGCTGCAGCCGACAAACCCATTCTCTGAAGAGAGGAAGGTGGAAACCCCACTGACTATGGCTCTGCAAGTGTTgcag AATCTCACAGCGCGGAGAAGTCCTAATTCATACATGATAACCAACTCTAGAGGTAAAGTGGGAAGATTCTGTCTGTTCAAGTCAGCCTACAAACTGGGTGAAGATATTGTTGGGACTTTTGATTTCTCAGTCGGAACTGTTACTTGTATGCAG GTATCAGTGTCTCTACAGCCTGAAGAAATAGTAAAAACGTCACCAGCTAAagctaataataacaaagagaCCAGCAGCAGGTCAATGACCGTGGCAAGATATCATGAAGTTACCTTAGGTCTCACCCATTCAGAGTTAATACTGCCCATTCCATTGCATATCACTCCTGCTTTCGAGGTAGATGAAG ttacACTAAAATGGCGTCTCCACTTCGAGTTTGTAACCACAAATGAAAAACTACTTCCCAATCCTGAAGATAAAGAttggaatgcacccttgaatgTGGCCATTGAAACTATGGTCTGGAATCTCCCTGTCAAGATATATTCTACTTTGCCCAAACAGATCACACAGCATGTGGTGGGCAATGATGCTTACACaatgtacataaaataa
- the LOC133528386 gene encoding RRP15-like protein: MVVAPEMSKPILKVSVSDNETSSDDEASEGSKNEEGMEIEASGEESGNSASGEDNSDNEDAVMTNKGWGDSISKILSSTKPKNKKTLVLSRAKKYSATEKVEKEEKPAFEVIGETKEEKPVLKKEDQDSSEPAPKKKKNEKPSIRLKPNILEKDRERLLNKIATKGVVQLFNAVRNQQKTLEKEMDRNDLSEAKKEKILKKFDKRAFLDTLMGQTKSVVVDQETKAPKNEVKSEEEKPRWNALRDDFMMGAKMKDWDKESVDE; the protein is encoded by the exons ATGGTGGTAGCTCCAGAAATGTCAAAGCCAATACTAAAAGTTTCAG TGTCCGACAATGAAACTTCAAGTGATGATGAAGCATCAGAAGGATCAAAGAATGAAGAAGGGATGGAAATTGAAGCATCAGGTGAAGAAAGTGGGAACTCTGCTTCAGGGGAAGACAACAGTGACAATGAAGATGCTGTAATGACCAACAAAGGCTGGGGTGATTCCATATcaaagattctcagctccactAAAcccaaaaataagaaaactttgGTATTATCAAGGGCTAAGAAGTACTCTGCAACAGAAAAGGTTGAAAAGGAAGAAAAACCGGCATTTGAAGTGATTGGGGAAACTAAAGAAGAAAAGCCAGTGCTAAAGAAAGAAGATCAAGATAGTTCAGAACCAGCACCTAAAAAGAAA AAAAACGAAAAGCCCTCAATAAGACTAAAACCCAACATATTAGAAAAGGATAGAGAGAGGTTATTAAACAAGATTGCAACAAAAGGTGTTGTGCAGCTGTTTAATGCAGTTAGAAACCAGCAGAAGACATTAGAGAAGGAAATGGACAGGAATGATCTATCTGAAGCTAAGAAGGAGAAAATCTTAAAGAAATTTGATAAAAGGGCATTCTTAGATACTCTCATGGGACAGACTAAATCAGTAGTTGTGGATCAGGAGACTAAAGCTCCAAAGAATGAAGTCAAATCTGAGGAAGAGAAACCTAGATGGAATGCATTAAG agatgacTTCATGATGGGTGCCAAGATGAAAGACTGGGACAAAGAGTCAGTAGATGAatga